Part of the bacterium genome is shown below.
AACAAGCAAGCATTTTGAGGCAGTGGACTGGCATTTTGATGCTACCAAAGGCAAAACCTATGCCCATGGCACCACTTTCATCACCTTCCATATTAAAGTAGGGGATATCTCTTTTCCTTTTAATTGGAAACTTTATCTTCGGGAAAAGACTGTCCGCAGAATTAACAAAAATAGAACTAAGAAACGCAAAATCAGATTTCATAGCAAGATGGCATTGGCTAAAATGATGCTAGAAGAACTTTCCCATATGCTACCGGAAGGTACCAGGGTCTATGTTTTGTTTGACAGCTGGTATGCTTCTAAGCATCTTCTTCGTTTTATACTTAAAAAGAACTGGCACGTCATTTGTGCGCTTAAATCCAACCGGGTCTTTAAAGGAAAGAGTCTTTCTAGACATGCCCGATATATAAGGAACAAGAGCCTAGAAACTATCTTTGTAGGCTCCGCGGACTCCACCACAAAATATTGGATTCGCGTCAAGAAAGGCCGCATCAAAGGCCTTAGAGAAGAAAACCTTGTTATCTTCTCCAAACGGCACCCCAGGGACAAACGCCCTGCGTACTTTTTGTCTACTGACACTGAGTTGTCAGGCAGACAAGTACTGGAATATTATACCAACCGTTGGGAAGTCGAAGTAGATCACCTTTACTTAAAAACCCGATTGGGATTAGCGGACTTTCGTGTTAGAAGTTATGAAGCAACATCCAAGTATTTCAGCGCGGTGTTTCTGACTCTCTGCTATCTCTATTGGAGAATCTTCAAGGAACAGGGTCACAAACTCAAGACCATAAGCGATGCTATTGCACTGCACAGAAAAGAGCAGTGGCAGGCAACTCTAGAAAAGTTTGGTGAGAAAGTGTTGAAGAAGCGAGCTGTAGAGCCGGTGATTCAACAGTTCCTTACTACTTGAGTATCTCACCACGCTGTCCGTATGTCATCTCCGTTTTCAACGGGGATG
Proteins encoded:
- a CDS encoding transposase, which gives rise to MIKIVSPTEPLVKFLMVMNLKLSKPQSEHLRRTMEGLIACESSKTLSMISRLFWEAPDPCNLADFFRLSPWQEELLRKNTQQQLLFWAIQYNLQHGKEPEVLVSIDDSIACKPKTSKHFEAVDWHFDATKGKTYAHGTTFITFHIKVGDISFPFNWKLYLREKTVRRINKNRTKKRKIRFHSKMALAKMMLEELSHMLPEGTRVYVLFDSWYASKHLLRFILKKNWHVICALKSNRVFKGKSLSRHARYIRNKSLETIFVGSADSTTKYWIRVKKGRIKGLREENLVIFSKRHPRDKRPAYFLSTDTELSGRQVLEYYTNRWEVEVDHLYLKTRLGLADFRVRSYEATSKYFSAVFLTLCYLYWRIFKEQGHKLKTISDAIALHRKEQWQATLEKFGEKVLKKRAVEPVIQQFLTT